In Candidatus Defluviibacterium haderslevense, the following are encoded in one genomic region:
- a CDS encoding hydroxymethylglutaryl-CoA reductase, degradative, whose product MSPTSNNKAISGFSKLSKRGKIKWIVEHFFKDPESVMHELMSYWHKNEDQQKILDGFSENTISNFPMPFSVAPNFLINGKTYCIPMVIEESSVVAAASSAAKFWMNHGGFTSLVLSTLKLGQIHFYWNGSKEKLESILPELTFLMKENAKSLLHSMEKRGGGVRHFELIQINELEQYFQIRIGFETCDSMGANFINSCLESFSHTLEHFIESQSSWTLEERDINILMSILSNYTPECIVRVSATCPVDDFSEISDGMSASEFAERFYRAIQIAKIDPYRAVTHNKGIFNGIDSVVIATGNDFRAIEACGHAYASRDGAYRSLSDCSIINNLFTFWLDIPLALGTIGGLTELHPIAKRSLELLGNPSAEELMQVTAATGLAQNFAAIKSLITTGIQQGHMKMHLGNILNHLKASPKEINLATAHFQNQKISFTDVRLFIEQMRSNHK is encoded by the coding sequence ATGAGCCCAACATCGAATAATAAAGCCATTTCAGGTTTCTCAAAACTATCCAAGCGCGGAAAAATAAAATGGATCGTAGAGCATTTTTTTAAAGATCCTGAAAGTGTCATGCACGAATTAATGAGCTATTGGCATAAGAACGAAGACCAACAAAAAATTTTGGATGGATTCTCTGAAAATACCATTAGCAATTTTCCAATGCCATTTAGTGTAGCACCGAATTTTTTAATCAATGGAAAGACTTATTGTATTCCAATGGTTATTGAAGAAAGCAGTGTCGTTGCTGCTGCTTCATCGGCTGCTAAATTCTGGATGAACCATGGAGGTTTCACTTCACTGGTATTAAGTACCTTAAAACTGGGTCAGATTCATTTCTATTGGAATGGATCCAAAGAAAAATTAGAATCCATACTTCCCGAATTGACTTTCTTAATGAAAGAAAATGCAAAATCTCTATTACATAGTATGGAGAAACGTGGTGGCGGAGTAAGACACTTTGAACTCATCCAGATCAATGAACTGGAACAATATTTCCAAATCAGAATTGGATTTGAAACTTGTGATTCCATGGGGGCCAATTTTATTAATTCTTGCCTGGAATCATTTAGTCACACCTTAGAACATTTTATTGAGTCTCAATCTTCATGGACACTCGAAGAACGTGATATTAATATCCTGATGTCCATTTTATCCAATTACACACCTGAGTGTATTGTTCGTGTTAGTGCCACATGTCCGGTTGATGACTTTAGCGAAATATCGGATGGCATGAGCGCTTCTGAATTCGCAGAAAGATTCTATCGTGCTATTCAAATTGCAAAAATAGATCCCTATCGAGCTGTCACACACAACAAAGGTATCTTCAACGGAATTGACTCCGTAGTCATCGCTACAGGAAATGATTTTAGAGCAATTGAAGCATGTGGTCATGCGTATGCTTCACGTGATGGTGCATATCGCAGTCTAAGTGATTGTTCTATTATCAATAATTTATTTACTTTTTGGCTTGACATTCCATTAGCGCTTGGCACAATTGGCGGACTTACAGAATTGCATCCCATAGCTAAAAGATCATTGGAATTATTGGGCAATCCATCTGCGGAAGAATTGATGCAAGTTACCGCAGCAACAGGTTTGGCACAAAATTTCGCCGCCATAAAATCACTCATTACAACCGGTATTCAACAAGGACATATGAAAATGCATCTCGGTAATATATTGAATCATCTCAAAGCATCTCCCAAAGAAATAAATCTAGCTACCGCTCATTTTCAAAATCAAAAAATCAGCTTTACTGATGTAAGACTTTTTATTGAACAAATGAGATCGAACCATAAATAA
- a CDS encoding type 2 isopentenyl-diphosphate Delta-isomerase: MDLHKSINIDRKEDHISLSLQSRLGLSALDSRFEYDPVNNVHPDKNELWKASLGLQEMNYPVWISSMTGGTGKAKSINANLAQLCAEFKLGMGLGSCRKLIDEPECRSDFQVRSLIGSQPLYANLGIAQIEQWLSQGKAQNITDILSIVEADGLIIHINPMQEWMQAEGDRFKRPPIDTIKDVLDRFEVPIIVKEVGQGMGYKALLSLMSLPLTAIELAAFGGTNFALLELLRGDEARKERFTPLANIGHSAEEMIHYTNQIVATQNNILCSKLIISGGVSHFLDAYYLMSKSNIPALYGMASAFLKHALISYESLQQFMIDQIDGLMLSKAFLSIKAS; encoded by the coding sequence ATGGATTTACATAAATCAATAAATATAGATCGAAAAGAAGATCACATCAGCCTTTCTCTGCAATCCAGATTGGGTTTATCGGCTTTAGATTCTAGGTTCGAATACGACCCTGTTAATAATGTTCATCCTGATAAAAATGAACTTTGGAAAGCAAGTTTAGGACTTCAGGAAATGAATTATCCTGTTTGGATTTCCAGTATGACGGGCGGGACTGGTAAAGCAAAATCTATCAATGCAAATCTTGCCCAATTATGCGCTGAATTCAAACTAGGAATGGGCCTTGGTTCCTGTAGAAAATTAATCGATGAACCAGAATGTCGATCTGATTTTCAAGTTCGAAGCTTAATAGGTAGCCAACCTCTTTATGCTAATTTAGGTATCGCACAAATAGAACAATGGCTATCTCAAGGAAAAGCTCAAAACATAACGGATATCTTATCCATAGTAGAAGCTGACGGTTTGATTATTCATATTAATCCTATGCAGGAATGGATGCAGGCTGAGGGGGACCGATTTAAAAGACCACCTATCGATACCATCAAGGATGTTTTAGACCGATTCGAAGTACCCATTATCGTAAAAGAAGTAGGTCAGGGCATGGGTTATAAAGCTTTATTATCTCTGATGTCATTGCCCTTGACTGCAATAGAATTAGCTGCTTTCGGAGGTACTAATTTTGCATTATTAGAATTGTTGCGCGGCGATGAAGCTCGCAAAGAACGTTTTACTCCATTAGCCAATATTGGACACAGTGCTGAAGAAATGATACATTATACCAACCAAATAGTTGCTACACAAAACAATATCCTATGCAGTAAACTGATCATTTCAGGTGGCGTTAGTCACTTTTTAGATGCCTATTATTTAATGTCAAAAAGTAATATTCCCGCATTGTATGGTATGGCTTCGGCTTTTCTCAAACACGCATTGATTTCTTACGAATCATTACAACAATTTATGATCGATCAAATTGATGGTCTTATGTTATCTAAGGCTTTTCTATCGATAAAAGCATCTTAA
- a CDS encoding T9SS type A sorting domain-containing protein, translating into MKKLLLILILYISLINVICAQNTFSKLFDLDSSSPFNFPNDMKLHSDKIIIGTSNLCQSNNKYVDCTKLTTFNLEGIQLLSIIIDSFSTYSRNECMSLLNSNLLVSGNLYPISNSSVIFTYDMNLNIDSKAKIFGPPEMAYNNYGLLIKDDCLYANGVLLPINGSISLPEARIVKMKLNTKQILWERSFKLGNFNLESNDLQSTPDGNLAFILYFGPPPGIGPDPIIKIIKINTDGEVLDSFQFNDIKGHGNRLLVSKENSYYFSSVDHPTKGWDFKSTGRINKLNSTMDKLEWNLILPNNPLTDGRRYDIEDYIESKNGDIVAIGRVIENSDSKVPGGDLSSTWNGFILRLNSEGKIIWLRIYRMPQEILDISIYGQFRESSLNKIVELESGDFVASGDVYYTSLQNSVIDPIKIETQHLWLIRVNASGCLDGYPCDTIIRIRPSGQAKTPNYNIGTQWTFETDYYIGGGHSEIKHTTIKITDTVNTNGKKIYYLSNRDSIYFENGKMFFWDEKLKSYEMYYDFNSTSEYEIKYYISKNNVQIAKVKVDSVYNTIINLDTIPTQLLRISNNGSFSDDIVIPVYKNIGASYYEIKLYLGKGFFDPSTLITKLRCFKSDTIEYNFQNYPCDSTWFTTNTTNLDDNQLSIVPNPTSDYLQILGIESDLPYELYNIHGQKKSSGVSINGKIIIPDSGVFILKIKLAGGYSIHRILRL; encoded by the coding sequence ATGAAGAAATTACTCCTTATTTTAATTCTATATATTAGTCTGATAAATGTAATTTGTGCACAAAACACATTTAGCAAATTATTTGACTTGGATTCAAGCAGTCCATTTAATTTTCCAAATGACATGAAGCTTCATAGCGACAAAATTATAATTGGAACTTCAAATTTATGTCAGTCAAATAATAAGTATGTGGACTGTACCAAGTTAACAACTTTTAATTTAGAAGGTATTCAATTATTATCAATTATTATAGATTCATTTTCTACATATTCTAGAAATGAATGTATGTCATTATTAAATTCAAATTTATTGGTTTCTGGAAATTTGTATCCAATATCCAATTCCTCTGTTATTTTTACATACGACATGAATTTGAATATAGATTCAAAAGCAAAGATATTTGGTCCTCCCGAAATGGCCTATAATAATTATGGTTTATTAATAAAAGATGATTGTTTGTATGCTAATGGGGTATTATTGCCAATTAATGGTTCTATATCTTTACCAGAGGCAAGGATTGTTAAAATGAAATTAAATACAAAACAAATTCTTTGGGAAAGATCATTTAAATTAGGAAATTTTAATTTAGAAAGTAATGACTTACAATCAACTCCTGATGGAAATCTTGCTTTTATTTTATATTTCGGTCCACCGCCAGGTATCGGTCCTGATCCAATTATTAAAATTATTAAAATTAATACTGATGGTGAAGTATTGGACTCATTTCAATTTAATGATATTAAAGGGCATGGAAATAGACTATTAGTCAGCAAAGAAAATAGTTATTACTTTAGTTCAGTTGATCATCCCACCAAAGGATGGGATTTTAAAAGTACTGGTAGAATTAATAAGTTAAACAGTACCATGGATAAATTGGAATGGAATCTAATTCTTCCTAATAATCCGCTAACAGATGGTCGTAGATACGACATTGAGGATTATATAGAATCAAAAAATGGGGATATTGTTGCAATTGGTAGAGTGATAGAAAATTCTGATAGTAAAGTCCCAGGAGGAGATCTTTCATCTACATGGAATGGTTTTATTTTAAGATTAAATTCTGAAGGCAAAATTATTTGGCTGAGGATATATCGAATGCCACAAGAAATATTAGATATTTCTATTTATGGACAATTTAGAGAATCAAGTTTGAATAAAATAGTTGAACTTGAATCTGGTGACTTTGTAGCTAGTGGGGATGTATATTATACTAGTTTGCAAAACTCTGTTATAGATCCAATTAAAATTGAAACTCAACATTTATGGCTTATTCGAGTAAATGCATCTGGTTGTCTTGATGGATATCCATGTGATACTATTATTAGAATACGACCTTCAGGGCAAGCTAAAACACCAAATTACAATATAGGTACTCAATGGACATTTGAGACAGATTATTATATTGGAGGCGGCCATTCTGAAATAAAACATACAACTATAAAGATAACTGATACTGTGAATACAAATGGTAAAAAAATATATTATTTAAGTAATCGTGATTCAATATATTTTGAAAATGGAAAAATGTTTTTTTGGGATGAAAAATTGAAATCTTATGAAATGTATTATGATTTTAATTCTACCTCTGAATATGAAATTAAGTATTATATATCTAAGAATAATGTTCAGATTGCGAAAGTAAAAGTTGATTCCGTATATAATACAATTATTAATCTGGATACTATTCCAACCCAATTATTGCGAATTTCAAATAATGGATCATTTAGTGATGATATAGTAATTCCGGTTTATAAAAATATAGGAGCTTCATATTATGAAATCAAATTATATTTAGGTAAAGGCTTTTTCGATCCATCAACTTTAATTACAAAACTGAGATGTTTCAAATCAGATACTATAGAATATAATTTTCAAAATTATCCATGTGATAGTACTTGGTTTACAACTAATACCACTAATTTAGATGATAATCAATTAAGCATTGTTCCAAATCCAACTTCAGATTATCTTCAGATCCTAGGAATTGAAAGCGATTTACCTTATGAATTATACAATATTCATGGGCAAAAGAAATCAAGTGGAGTTTCAATTAATGGCAAAATCATTATTCCAGATAGCGGTGTTTTTATTTTAAAAATTAAATTAGCAGGCGGATATTCGATTCATAGAATTTTAAGGTTATAG
- a CDS encoding ABC-F family ATP-binding cassette domain-containing protein, translating to MNYLTLENVTRSYGDKVLFEKINLTINEGDKIALIARNGSGKSSLLRILSGEEPVEGEQAKYWINKEIRCTYLAQDPDFEPGHNILETILEGNEEWIKPLQAMQHANESHDDAEIQKALAIMDEYKAWEMDAYVRELIGKFKLPDFDFKVSNLSGGQKKRLAIVKVLCVKPDFIILDEPTNHLDLEMIEWLEKYLEQSQITLIMVTHDRYFLNNVANQILELDRGELFKYQGDYEDFLIKKDARIQNEAIGKSKLTKMLRKELEWVVRMPKARTTKSKSRMDAYFTAKESLQGPQEPGEVEFEIDHTRLGSKILELHHIHKSFGDLKIIENFSYKFKLGDRVGLVGPNGTGKTTLLHLFTGQIKPDQGKIILGDTVLLGYYKQDGLILKEDRRVIDVIRDIADYIPLKKGHKLSAESLLERFLFPRSQQQVYASQLSGGERRRLYLLTILIKNPNFLILDEPTNDLDIITLNVLEDFLMDFPGVLLIVSHDRFFMDRLVDHLFVLEGNGQIRDFPGNYTDYREALKAESIQDKKDAKEEKNNPDTEIIQVKKLAQVEKKEMQQIERELDKLSHERDKIMDLFLQGNLSYEEIAIKNKRLEEIHASIQLKEARWMELG from the coding sequence ATGAATTATTTAACACTAGAAAATGTCACCCGATCTTATGGCGATAAGGTTTTATTTGAAAAAATAAATCTCACGATAAATGAAGGTGACAAAATAGCGCTGATCGCCAGAAATGGAAGTGGTAAATCAAGCTTATTACGCATACTTTCCGGCGAAGAACCTGTGGAAGGTGAACAAGCAAAATATTGGATCAATAAAGAAATACGTTGTACTTACCTAGCCCAAGATCCTGATTTCGAACCCGGTCATAATATTCTCGAGACCATACTCGAAGGCAATGAAGAATGGATTAAACCATTACAAGCGATGCAACATGCGAATGAATCTCATGATGATGCCGAAATTCAAAAAGCACTGGCCATCATGGATGAATATAAAGCCTGGGAAATGGATGCTTATGTACGTGAATTAATTGGTAAATTTAAATTACCGGATTTTGATTTTAAAGTAAGTAATCTGAGTGGGGGCCAGAAAAAACGATTGGCTATCGTAAAAGTACTTTGTGTAAAACCAGATTTTATTATCCTCGATGAGCCTACGAATCATTTAGATCTCGAAATGATTGAATGGCTCGAAAAATATTTAGAACAAAGTCAAATTACACTTATCATGGTAACACATGATCGGTATTTTCTAAATAATGTTGCGAACCAAATTCTGGAATTAGATCGTGGCGAATTATTCAAATATCAAGGTGATTACGAAGACTTCTTAATCAAAAAAGATGCTCGTATTCAAAACGAAGCTATTGGAAAAAGTAAATTAACCAAAATGCTTCGCAAAGAATTGGAATGGGTAGTGCGAATGCCAAAAGCAAGAACCACAAAATCCAAATCCAGAATGGATGCCTACTTCACTGCCAAAGAATCATTACAAGGTCCGCAAGAACCAGGTGAAGTAGAATTCGAAATTGATCATACGCGATTGGGAAGCAAAATTCTAGAATTACACCATATCCATAAATCATTTGGCGATTTAAAAATTATAGAAAATTTTTCATACAAATTTAAACTGGGTGATCGCGTAGGTTTAGTTGGACCAAATGGAACGGGAAAAACAACTTTACTGCATTTATTTACAGGACAAATAAAACCCGATCAGGGAAAAATTATACTGGGTGATACTGTCTTATTGGGTTACTACAAACAGGATGGATTAATCCTCAAAGAAGATCGCAGGGTCATCGATGTCATTCGTGACATCGCCGATTACATTCCACTTAAAAAAGGTCACAAATTATCTGCAGAATCACTCCTGGAAAGATTCTTGTTCCCTAGATCACAACAACAAGTTTATGCCTCCCAACTGAGCGGTGGTGAACGTAGAAGATTGTATTTACTTACCATATTAATTAAGAACCCGAACTTCCTCATACTCGATGAGCCTACCAATGATTTAGACATCATTACCTTGAATGTATTGGAAGATTTTCTGATGGATTTTCCAGGTGTGTTGTTGATCGTTTCGCATGATCGCTTTTTTATGGATCGTTTGGTAGATCATTTATTTGTATTAGAAGGCAATGGCCAGATCAGAGATTTTCCGGGTAATTATACAGACTATCGCGAAGCGCTAAAAGCTGAATCCATTCAGGATAAAAAAGATGCCAAAGAAGAAAAAAATAATCCCGATACTGAAATCATTCAAGTAAAAAAACTTGCTCAGGTCGAGAAAAAAGAAATGCAACAAATAGAACGAGAGCTCGATAAATTATCTCATGAACGTGACAAAATAATGGATCTCTTTCTTCAAGGAAATTTATCATATGAAGAAATCGCCATTAAAAATAAACGCCTTGAAGAAATTCATGCAAGCATACAATTGAAAGAGGCGAGATGGATGGAGTTGGGGTGA